The Vibrio tritonius genomic sequence GCTCTGGCGTGAGATATGCGCGAGTAAGTTGCCCTTCATCAGCACTAAACTCAGCTAACCTATCGGCACGCGTCATGATCGACTCGGCTGAGAGTTTCAAATCTGTCATTCGCATTCCTTGCTCTTGCTCATGAATAAAACGTAACGAGTTATCGCACTTAACAATACAGCGCCATCGCTGCTGCGACTGCTTGTCCTGCATCAACTCGCGCGCCGTGTTTAAGCAAAATCGCTTCCAGCGCCGCCAACGTGGTCAACACGCATTCTTGGCGTGCGTTGTAACCCATGGTGCCAATGCGCCAAATCTTGCCGTGCAGTGGACCAAATGAGGTGCCAATTTCAATCCCAAATCGGTTTAACAATTCACCACGTACGGCATCGCCATTGACTTCATTAGGAATATAAACACCAACCACGTTGTTCATACGCACCGATTGGTCACCAAAAACCGCCAATCCCATTGCCTGCAATCCTGCCACCATCGCATCACCAGCCTCTTTGTGACGTGCAATAACATTGGTTGCCCCTTCTTCAAGGAAAATACGCGCGCATTCGCGAGCGGCATACAGCATAGATGTGGCTTCGGTGTGGTGATTAAGACGCTCTGGTCCCCAATAATCCATGATCATCGCCAGATCAAAGTAGTTAGATTGAATCATCACATCATCGCCTTGCTCGTGATGAGCGGCGCGAATACCCGCTTCAACGTGTTTACGACGATTGATCACCTCTGCGCAGCGATCGCTTAACGTTACTGGTGACGAACCTGAAGGGCCGCCCAAACATTTTTGTAACCCAGCAGATACGGCATCAAGATGCCATTCATCAACCAGAAGATCATTACCCGCAATAGACGCAGTGGCGTCACAGTAAAACAGCACGCCATGACGGTGACACACTTCGCCAATTTCTTTGAGCGGTTGGTTCATCGTGGTCGAGGTATCCCCTTGTACGGTGGCAACCAATTTGGGTTGAAACCGTTTGATCTCTTCTTCTACGCGCTCAGCTGGGCACACTTGTCCCCACTCAATATCAATGGTTTTGATCTCCGCACCAACACGTTGGGCGATTTCACACAGCAAATGACCAAAGCGGCCAATCACAGGAATCAACACTTTATCGCCCGGTTTTAAAATCGAAACCAAACACGCTTCAATCCCAGAGCGCGCAGTCCCATCAACCAACAATGTTTGCTTATTTTGTGAGGCAAACACGCCACGATAGAGACTTTGGACTTGGTTCATGTAGCCCGTCATCACAGGATCATACTGTCCAATTAACGATTGGGAGATGGCTTGATGCACTCGTGGATACGCATTAATTGGGCCTGGGCCCATTAGTAGACGTTGTGGGGGATTGAGTGTTTCAAAAAGAGAGTCCTGATTTTCCATTGTTATTCTCCAAGAGTAAAAGTGCCATCACTGCGCGGGTCGCTCGACGCATCAATCGCGCCATTCAAATCGAGTACCACAGCCCCAGCGTGTCCCATAAGTTCGTTGTTGTCCGGTACAAAAGTCACTTGATGCCCTAAATGGCTAAGCAGCTCTGCATGTTGTTGATAAAGACTTTGTTCTAAACGTAAGCTGTGAGTGCTATCACCCCAAGTACGCCCAAGTAACCAGCGCGGTGCGGCGATGGCTTTTTGTAAATCAAAGTCTTGATAGAGATAGCGGCTAAATAAGCACGCTTGAGTTTGAGGTTGCCCTTCACCGCCCATCGTGCCGTAAACCATGCGGCGGCCATCGGCTAATTCCGCATACGCAGGGTTTAAGGTGTGAAACGGCTTTTTTCCACCAACTAACGCATTGTGGTGATGAGGGTTTAAAGAGAAACTTTTGCCGCGGCAGTTCCATACAATACCACTGGTGGGTAGCACCACACCGCTACCAAATTCCCAATACACACTTTGGATAAAGCTGACCATGGTGCCCTCTTTATCACAAGCGCCCATCCAGATGGTGTCGCCCACTTTTGCTACATGCGGCCATGGCAACGCCTTTTGCCGTTGGATTTGGCGACAAGCGTTGTCTATGACCTCATCAGTCAGGTATTCATTGAGCGGCTTGGTGAGAAACTGGCGATCGCACACCACTTGGTCACGAATAATAAAGGCCTGTTTAGTCGCTTCCACCAACAGATGCAAGTGATCCTGTTCTGTATCATTAGGCTTCACCAAGCGATCGTAAATCGCCAATATCAGCAGTGATGCCACACCTTGCGTTGGTGCGTCAAAGTTATAAAGCTGACCACGGCTGGTCTTCACTGTGAGCGGGTCGACCCACTCGGCTTGATAACCATAAAAATCTTCAATAGTGAGTGGGCTACCCGCCTGTTGCAGTTCTCTCGCCATTTCTTGGGCTAATTCGCCGCGATAAAAGTCATCGAGTCCCGATTGCGCGAGTCGGTTTAGCGTCATCGCCAAGGCGGGGTTAACGATGGTTTCGCCTGCTGACAGCGGCAGTCCATTGATCAAATAGAGATCATTAAATGGACCATAGGCTTGCAGCCGCGCATAGGTTTTGTGGCTAGCAAACGCCATACTTTCTGTCACGGTAATGCCATTTGTCGCACTGTTTATTGCGGGTTGAAACAGCGTGCTCAGCGGCAAATCTGAATGATTGTACTCGAGCGCTTTTTGCCAGCCGTCGACGGTACCGGCCATTGTCACCGCAGCTTTTCCGCCAGAATCGGGCATTTCATCGCCTAAACGGCGGTAATCGTCGATGTTGGCGCCTAACGCGGCGGCGCCACAAGCATCAATCGCAACCGGTTTTTCGCCCTTTTTACTGATGATCCAAAAGCCATCGCCCCCTAAACCATTCATGTGCGGATACTGCACTGCAATCATGGCAGCTGCAGCCACCATCGCTTCACAGGCGGTGCCGCCTGCGTCCAAAATAGCTTGGCCTGCTAATGCGGCTTCACGGTGAGGTGCGGTAAACGCGCTTTTGTTATGCGACATCATCTACCTCCCCAACCAGTTTCATTCCAGTGGCGATGACAGCGCCTTCTTGGTGAGCTTGTCCAATTAGCGAAATACCTGCGGGTCCAAAGCTTAACCCGCCCATCGGCAGGTGCAGTTGTGGCAATCCAGCCAAGCCCGCCAATGCGGTTAATCCCATTAATTCACTGCGATACTCTGCCAGTGCCTGAGCAGGCATATCCAATTTAGGCGGCGCTCCCGGCGTGGTCGGTAAC encodes the following:
- a CDS encoding pyridoxal-phosphate-dependent aminotransferase family protein — encoded protein: MENQDSLFETLNPPQRLLMGPGPINAYPRVHQAISQSLIGQYDPVMTGYMNQVQSLYRGVFASQNKQTLLVDGTARSGIEACLVSILKPGDKVLIPVIGRFGHLLCEIAQRVGAEIKTIDIEWGQVCPAERVEEEIKRFQPKLVATVQGDTSTTMNQPLKEIGEVCHRHGVLFYCDATASIAGNDLLVDEWHLDAVSAGLQKCLGGPSGSSPVTLSDRCAEVINRRKHVEAGIRAAHHEQGDDVMIQSNYFDLAMIMDYWGPERLNHHTEATSMLYAARECARIFLEEGATNVIARHKEAGDAMVAGLQAMGLAVFGDQSVRMNNVVGVYIPNEVNGDAVRGELLNRFGIEIGTSFGPLHGKIWRIGTMGYNARQECVLTTLAALEAILLKHGARVDAGQAVAAAMALYC
- a CDS encoding gamma-glutamyltransferase family protein, with protein sequence MSHNKSAFTAPHREAALAGQAILDAGGTACEAMVAAAAMIAVQYPHMNGLGGDGFWIISKKGEKPVAIDACGAAALGANIDDYRRLGDEMPDSGGKAAVTMAGTVDGWQKALEYNHSDLPLSTLFQPAINSATNGITVTESMAFASHKTYARLQAYGPFNDLYLINGLPLSAGETIVNPALAMTLNRLAQSGLDDFYRGELAQEMARELQQAGSPLTIEDFYGYQAEWVDPLTVKTSRGQLYNFDAPTQGVASLLILAIYDRLVKPNDTEQDHLHLLVEATKQAFIIRDQVVCDRQFLTKPLNEYLTDEVIDNACRQIQRQKALPWPHVAKVGDTIWMGACDKEGTMVSFIQSVYWEFGSGVVLPTSGIVWNCRGKSFSLNPHHHNALVGGKKPFHTLNPAYAELADGRRMVYGTMGGEGQPQTQACLFSRYLYQDFDLQKAIAAPRWLLGRTWGDSTHSLRLEQSLYQQHAELLSHLGHQVTFVPDNNELMGHAGAVVLDLNGAIDASSDPRSDGTFTLGE